The proteins below come from a single Triticum aestivum cultivar Chinese Spring chromosome 5D, IWGSC CS RefSeq v2.1, whole genome shotgun sequence genomic window:
- the LOC123122646 gene encoding uncharacterized protein isoform X2 — protein sequence MANTRSGGANNEGAGGTSARKGSAATNAKDPMSATTSTSSASGRESRSLSTRETSDEQKPNLRRSKRETKGKNPILTTSSASTPVSQKSIRGRSNPSTPGTPKTSARKLKGSTRKASTPRTSDRVKKSTVSASTDSNDSNGVSSPVATPDKTVKGEIDEHNSTKNDASESGTMPLKKQKRLTAQSYTNPFKTSSEEYEKSPAYEGNASKVHAEDNGCVLRYEESGAHEEDNQAHLSQVANKFLEGYTSGLCEVPKVILETDGLKSDVEKSEEDKQAYLSQRVDKFWEGYTSGQCEAPEVILETDGLKTDVEKSAPISEAHMTADLCSSNPAMDATDPTDDCSELALNVAMGQKADSSKFVEYWVPARLSRVQLEVYCYTLLSNSPALRSHSKTDSVGALRNILVSLRKCCDHPYLVDKTLHLLLTKGHPVTDILDIGVSASGKLLLLDKMLQEIWKKGQRVLILSQSCGEAGNPMGDILDDFVHQRFGFESYERVERDLNVRKKQGAMSMFNDTTKGRFIFLIDSRACVPSIKLLSVDVIIIYCSDWNPTNDLRVLQKISIESQSECVPIFRLYSSCTVEEKALILAKHDHILDSTVQNIRPILSHSLLSWGASFLFSRLEGLKNYACLHKDSDAEKLFMDKVLLDLKKLSTKDDPSTKMSNAAISQAHLSGPFYSRDSLVVGEREGISAPDSDLPKFWVDLLDQKSPRWQYITEQAQRSRRKIQNMEDGKIPADEADEASTKRRKIAGILDSSANVLAGEDKDSILRETNTTSSSHRKIAGILDSSANVLAGEDKDSILPGTNTASSSHQTSVDDTWQEQGVENLQDTQKSLHIQLKPELSKLYELFELPGSVKCLCEELLEYTLKNHQVSQVPKDILHAFNIALCWRAASLSRHKVDHRESLALAVEHLKYECSETLAEKVYKKLRILKKEFSHRVGRISKSNQSISVKNISPYQQETSTKYGSDKSIPKQAASVGGNESHQEDSHDLVIEPIVPGAKEVLYVPEIHEKQHLSKDALLNRITEKRIKLVDMVFSLREKNIHDKQTNEVAMFDMHRHKGVDKLREACRIVVEHLRRSQADPEDRGGQTKLIVEWFTMLLYAFLKHMRYQREKLDLQQSMVWTKELQLKENFLHEAKFGQLDLTFDEHIYLPDSGFAIEEFSHFSSCVDTATLANCQQSLHETSAMEVTLVRSVIPSDVINAEAARNGSAEVLIHNEGMPASDGIGLTENRTSNSFDCIDSQGGASLSVQHQVNSSPAIDNSINQESSSGDRRRTQHVEQQSGVASQPLPGETDQHLGDAEMEVNTSNGDNTQADPPCLEPETLAPVPSQASLQMSKEVEAEANLVLQSAQPIAAPAQLLQREAEQVDRSGMIPAQTLQPEMEPSASREAYTQADLIIQSAQPSMVPTELSQRNVEQASLYHVPSSQCLPSGMHPWVPLSSILLERTHSDQCQPSHQPEAALGSSAKMVASMVFNHPPVGDEPLKNELHRLRSYIDSLNKTNELKKSQLRTECSQEIDKVKQKYDLLLQEQDSTHLQQTKTIDNLCEKVLLNQSIADYFRAKFISSSGAQARAHSPPNHQTPQASQQVSPWPSAVASTASPAASSSAGRPPVLTHHIQPLQVDRPSPSSPAGPLPHVQPLKVDRPSPSSPAGPLQHVQPLKVDRPSPTSSPSSQVVRPRPSILNNIVRSPSTTFSLAPVLPRGSFGVQSELARARAPAPHLRRRLPPQVHSMASANQQQLPTKLESMSAWTRATPVTPVNIRQSCPQAVPPGNPSLSSLHPSLYPTLAALLGPSSSQQIQQVPLLPSSSQPTRLSSPVPSTPNPVLPLTSPRGLTMTSSVTSAASNVLPSRGVGPSASGTTQSDSDSARWMNG from the exons ATGGCCAATACCCGGTCAGGAGGGGCGAACAATGAGGGAGCAGGGGGCACCAGTGCAAGGAAAGGCAGCGCCGCCACCAATGCAAAAGACCCCATGTCTGCAACGACCTCCACCTCGTCTGCCAGTGGAAGGGAGTCTAGAAGcttgtccacacgtgaaacaagCGATGAGCAGAAGCCAAACCTCAGGAGGTCGAAGCGAGAAACAAAAGGAAAGAATCCCATTTTGACCACCAGTTCTGCCTCTACACCTGTTTCGCAGAAATCTATTAGGGGCAGGAGCAACCCCAGCACACCTGGTACCCCGAAAACGTCAGCAAGGAAGCTAAAAGGGTCGACGAGGAAAGCTAGTACCCCAAGAACGTCCGACAGAGTAAAGAAAAGTACTGTTTCAGCTTCTACTGATTCAAATGATTCAAATGGAGTTTCTAGTCCAGTGGCTACTCCCGACAAAACCGTAAAAGGAGAAATTGATGAACATAACTCAACAAAGAATGATGCTTCCGAGAGTGGTACTATGCCATTGAAGAAGCAGAAAAGGCTAACCGCACAGAGCTATACAAATCCCTTCAAGACATCTTCTGAAGAATATGAAAAATCCCCTG CCTATGAGGGAAATGCTTCCAAGGTGCACGCAGAAGACAATGGCTGTGTTTTGAGGTATGAAGAAAGTGGCGCACATGAAGAAGATAACCAGGCACATTTAAGTCAAGTCGCCAATAAATTTTTGGAAGGCTATACTTCTGGCCTGTGTGAAGTTCCCAAGGTGATATTGGAGACAGATGGGTTGAAATCTGATGTTGAAAAATCTGAAGAAGATAAGCAGGCATATTTAAGTCAACGCGTCGATAAATTTTGGGAAGGCTATACTTCTGGCCAGTGTGAAGCTCCCGAGGTGATATTGGAGACAGATGGGTTGAAAACTGATGTTGAAAAATCTGCTCCCATTTCAGAG GCACATATGACTGCTGATCTGTGCTCAAGCAATCCTGCAATGGATGCTACAGACCCAACTGATGACTGTTCAGAGCTAGCACTTAATGTTGCAATGGGCCAGAAAGCGGATTCATCAAAATTTGTGGAGTATTGGGTTCCTGCTCGCCTTTCACGAGTGCAACTAGAAGTCTACTGTTATACCTTACTTTCAAACTCACCAGCGCTTCGATCACATTCAAAAACTGACAGTGTTGGTGCTCTTCGCAACATTCTTGTATCCCTCCGGAAG TGCTGTGACCACCCTTATCTAGTAGATAAAACGTTGCATTTATTACTTACCAAGGGACACCCAGTAACTGATATCCTAGATATTGGAGTGAGTGCAAGTGGCAAGCTACTGCTTCTTGACAAAATGCTCCAAGAAATCTGGAAAAAAGGGCAGAGAGTTCTTATCCTTTCCCAG TCTTGTGGTGAGGCTGGCAATCCAATGGGTGACATTTTAGATGACTTTGTCCATCAAAGATTCGGGTTTGAGTCATATGAACGCGTGGAGCGTGATCTCAATGTACGAAAGAAACAGGGTGCAATGAGTATGTTCAATGACACGACTAAGGGCCGGTTTATTTTCTTGATTGATAGTCGTGCGTGTGTCCCAAGCATTAAACTATTATCAGTTGATGTCATCATCATATATTGTAGTGATTGGAATCCCACAAATGACTTGAGAGTCCTCCAGAAGATCAGCATAGAGTCACAATCCGAGTGTGTGCCCATTTTTCGTTTGTATTCGTCTTGTACAGTGGAGGAAAAGGCTCTTATACTTGCAAAGCATGATCATATTCTTGACAGCACTGTCCAGAATATAAGGCCTATCCTGAGCCATTCTCTGCTTAGCTGGGGTGCATCATTTCTCTTCAGTAGACTCGAAGGGCTAAAAAATTATGCATGTTTACACAAGGATTCTGATGCTGAGAAACTGTTCATGGATAAAGTACTTTTGGACTTAAAGAAGTTATCCACGAAAGATGATCCCAGCACTAAGATGAGCAATGCTGCCATATCACAAGCTCATCTGAGTGGACCTTTTTATTCTAGAGATAGTCTTGTAGTAGGTGAGAGGGAGGGGATCTCTGCACCTGATAGTGATCTGCCAAAGTTCTGGGTAGATTTGCTAGATCAGAAGTCTCCTCGTTGGCAGTATATAACTGAGCAGGCACAAAGAAGCCGTAGAAAGATACAAAACATGGAAGATGGGAAAATTCCTGCCGATGAGGCTGATGAAGCCAGTACCAAACGTAGAAAAATTGCTGGAATCTTGGATTCATCTGCAAATGTTTTAGCTGGTGAAGACAAGGACTCAATATTGCGTGAAACTAATACGACATCTAGTTCTCACCGAAAAATTGCTGGAATCTTGGATTCATCTGCAAATGTTTTAGCTGGCGAAGACAAGGACTCAATATTGCCTGGAACTAATACAGCATCTAGTTCTCATCAAACATCAGTTGACGACACATGGCAGGAACAAG GGGTGGAAAATCTTCAGGACACACAAAAAAGTCTTCACATCCAATTGAAGCCAGAGCTCTCAAAGTTATATGAATTATTTGAACTACCG GGGAGTGTTAAATGTTTATGTGAGGAACTTCTTGAGTATACTTTGAAGAATCACCAAGTCAGTCAGGTGCCGAAGGACATACTGCATGCATTCAACATTGCACTG TGCTGGCGTGCTGCTTCTCTCTCAAGGCATAAGGTTGATCATAGAGAATCACTGGCCCTTGCTGTAGAACACTTGAAGTATGAGTGCAGTGAAACTCTTGCTGAGAAGGTTTATAAGAAGCTAAGGATCCTAAAGAAGGAGTTCTCACATAGAGTAGGCAGAATAAGCAAGAGTAATCAATCAATTTCAGTAAAGAACATATCACCATACCAGCAGGAGACCTCAACTAAATATGGAAGTGACAAATCAATCCCTAAGCAGGCAGCATCTGTTGGTGGGAACGAATCACATCAAGAGGATTCACATGACTTAGTGATTGAGCCTATCGTACCAGGAGCGAAGGAAGTGCTATATGTTCCAGAGATTCATGAAAAACAACATTTATCAAAGGATGCACTTCTTAATAGAATCACAGAGAAAAGAATTAAATTAGTTGACATGGTTTTCTCCTTGAGAGAAAAGAATATCCATGATAAACAAACAAATGAGGTCGCAATGTTTGACATGCACAGGCACAAGGGAGTGGACAAACTGAGAGAAGCATGCAGAATAGTTGTGGAACATCTTCGTAGGTCTCAAGCTGATCCAGAGGACAGAGGTGGTCAAACAAAGCTAATAGTTGAATGGTTCACTATGCTATTATATGCGTTTCTGAAGCACATGAGGTACCAGCGTGAGAAGCTTGACTTGCAGCAATCAATGGTGTGGACTAAGGAGTTACAGTTGAAGGAAAATTTCCTTCACGAAGCAAAATTTGGCCAATTAGATCTTACTTTTGATGAACATATTTATTTACCAGATTCAGGCTTTGCTATTGAGGAGTTCAGCCACTTTAGCTCCTGTGTTGATACAGCAACTTTGGCAAACTGTCAGCAGTCTTTGCATGAAACCTCAGCGATGGAAGTTACATTGGTTCGTAGTGTGATTCCATCTGATGTTATCAATGCAGAAGCAGCAAGAAATGGTTCTGCTGAAGTTCTTATCCACAATGAGGGAATGCCAGCATCAGACGGTATTGGTTTGACAGAGAACAGGACCAGCAATAGTTTTGATTGCATCGACTCGCAAGGAGGGGCATCTCTGTCTGTTCAACACCAAGTAAATTCTAGTCCTGCAATTGATAATTCTATTAATCAG GAATCTTCAAGTGGTGACCGTAGAAGGACTCAACATGTTGAGCAACAGAGTGGTGTGGCTTCGCAACCATTACCCGGAGAGACTGACCAACATTTAGGAGATGCTGAAATGGAAGTTAACACCAGCAATGGGGACAATACTCAGGCAGATCCACCTTGCCTAGAACCAGAGACTCTGGCTCCTGTGCCCAGCCAGGCTTCCTTGCAAATGTCCAAGGAAGTTGAAGCTGAGGCCAATCTTGTACTGCAGTCAGCCCAACCAATTGCAGCTCCAGCACAACTTCTGCAAAGAGAGGCAGAACAAGTAGACCGTTCTGGTATGATACCAGCTCAGACTTTGCAACCTGAAATGGAACCATCAGCATCCAGGGAAGCTTATACGCAGGCAGATCTGATAATTCAGTCTGCACAACCAAGTATGGTGCCAACTGAGCTCTCACAGAGAAATGTAGAACAAGCAAGCCTTTATCATGTACCATCATCTCAGTGTTTGCCATCTGGAATGCACCCATGGGTTCCACTATCCAGTATTCTGCTTGAAAGAACACACTCTGATCAGTGTCAACCAAGTCATCAACCCGAGGCTGCACTTGGTTCTTCAGCAAAAATGGTGGCATCAATGGTGTTTAATCATCCACCTGTTGGTGATGAACCACTGAAAAATGAGTTGCACAGATTACGGTCATACATTGACTCGCTTAATAAAACCAACGAACTAAAG AAATCACAACTTAGGACTGAGTGTAGCCAAGAAATAGACAAGGTCAAACAAAAGTATGATTTGTTACTTCAAGAACAGGATTCCACTCATCTTCAGCAAACAAAGACAATTGATAATTTATGTGAGAAAGTTCTCCTCAACCAGTCAATAGCTGACTATTTTCGGGCTAAATTCATATCTTCTTCTGGTGCACAAG CTAGAGCCCACAGCCCTCCAAATCACCAGACACCCCAGGCCTCTCAGCAAGTTTCCCCGTGGCCTTCAGCGGTGGCATCGACTGCATCACCAGCTGCGTCGTCGTCAGCTGGTCGACCACCAGTGTTGACACATCATATCCAACCATTACAGGTCGATcgaccatcaccatcatcaccagctggTCCACTACCACATGTCCAACCATTAAAGGTCGATcgaccatcaccatcatcaccagctggTCCACTACAACATGTCCAACCATTAAAGGTCGATcgaccatcaccaacatcatcgcCATCTTCGCAAGTTGTCAGACCTCGCCCCTCCATACTTAACAACATTGTTAGATCACCGTCAACTACTTTTAGTCTTGCGCCAGTTCTGCCACGGGGAAGCTTTGGAGTCCAGAGTGAACTAGCACGTGCACGTGCACCTGCTCCTCATCTTCGGCGCAGGTTGCCTCCACAGGTGCATTCGATGGCATCTGCAAATCAGCAGCAGCTTCCAACTAAGCTGGAGAGCATGTCTGCATGGACACGGGCTACCCCTGTGACTCCAGTAAATATAAGACAATCATGCCCACAGGCAGTTCCCCCAGGGAACCCATCACTGTCAAGTTTGCACCCAAGTTTATACCCCACTTTAGCCGCACTCTTGGGGCCATCAAGTTCACAGCAAATTCAGCAGGTTCCACTACTGCCATCAAGTTCACAGCCAACACGCTTGTCGTCGCCAGTAccttcaactccaaatccagttcTGCCACTAACATCACCGCGAGGTTTGACTATGACATCTAGCGTTACCTCAGCTGCGTCGAATGTGTTGCCAAGTAGGGGTGTTGGGCCTTCCGCATCAGGCACGACGCAGTCAGATTCTGATTCAGCACGCTGGATGAATGGCTAA
- the LOC123122646 gene encoding uncharacterized protein isoform X3, with protein sequence MTADLCSSNPAMDATDPTDDCSELALNVAMGQKADSSKFVEYWVPARLSRVQLEVYCYTLLSNSPALRSHSKTDSVGALRNILVSLRKCCDHPYLVDKTLHLLLTKGHPVTDILDIGVSASGKLLLLDKMLQEIWKKGQRVLILSQSCGEAGNPMGDILDDFVHQRFGFESYERVERDLNVRKKQGAMSMFNDTTKGRFIFLIDSRACVPSIKLLSVDVIIIYCSDWNPTNDLRVLQKISIESQSECVPIFRLYSSCTVEEKALILAKHDHILDSTVQNIRPILSHSLLSWGASFLFSRLEGLKNYACLHKDSDAEKLFMDKVLLDLKKLSTKDDPSTKMSNAAISQAHLSGPFYSRDSLVVGEREGISAPDSDLPKFWVDLLDQKSPRWQYITEQAQRSRRKIQNMEDGKIPADEADEASTKRRKIAGILDSSANVLAGEDKDSILRETNTTSSSHRKIAGILDSSANVLAGEDKDSILPGTNTASSSHQTSVDDTWQEQGVENLQDTQKSLHIQLKPELSKLYELFELPGSVKCLCEELLEYTLKNHQVSQVPKDILHAFNIALCWRAASLSRHKVDHRESLALAVEHLKYECSETLAEKVYKKLRILKKEFSHRVGRISKSNQSISVKNISPYQQETSTKYGSDKSIPKQAASVGGNESHQEDSHDLVIEPIVPGAKEVLYVPEIHEKQHLSKDALLNRITEKRIKLVDMVFSLREKNIHDKQTNEVAMFDMHRHKGVDKLREACRIVVEHLRRSQADPEDRGGQTKLIVEWFTMLLYAFLKHMRYQREKLDLQQSMVWTKELQLKENFLHEAKFGQLDLTFDEHIYLPDSGFAIEEFSHFSSCVDTATLANCQQSLHETSAMEVTLVRSVIPSDVINAEAARNGSAEVLIHNEGMPASDGIGLTENRTSNSFDCIDSQGGASLSVQHQVNSSPAIDNSINQESSSGDRRRTQHVEQQSGVASQPLPGETDQHLGDAEMEVNTSNGDNTQADPPCLEPETLAPVPSQASLQMSKEVEAEANLVLQSAQPIAAPAQLLQREAEQVDRSGMIPAQTLQPEMEPSASREAYTQADLIIQSAQPSMVPTELSQRNVEQASLYHVPSSQCLPSGMHPWVPLSSILLERTHSDQCQPSHQPEAALGSSAKMVASMVFNHPPVGDEPLKNELHRLRSYIDSLNKTNELKKSQLRTECSQEIDKVKQKYDLLLQEQDSTHLQQTKTIDNLCEKVLLNQSIADYFRAKFISSSGAQARAHSPPNHQTPQASQQVSPWPSAVASTASPAASSSAGRPPVLTHHIQPLQVDRPSPSSPAGPLPHVQPLKVDRPSPSSPAGPLQHVQPLKVDRPSPTSSPSSQVVRPRPSILNNIVRSPSTTFSLAPVLPRGSFGVQSELARARAPAPHLRRRLPPQVHSMASANQQQLPTKLESMSAWTRATPVTPVNIRQSCPQAVPPGNPSLSSLHPSLYPTLAALLGPSSSQQIQQVPLLPSSSQPTRLSSPVPSTPNPVLPLTSPRGLTMTSSVTSAASNVLPSRGVGPSASGTTQSDSDSARWMNG encoded by the exons ATGACTGCTGATCTGTGCTCAAGCAATCCTGCAATGGATGCTACAGACCCAACTGATGACTGTTCAGAGCTAGCACTTAATGTTGCAATGGGCCAGAAAGCGGATTCATCAAAATTTGTGGAGTATTGGGTTCCTGCTCGCCTTTCACGAGTGCAACTAGAAGTCTACTGTTATACCTTACTTTCAAACTCACCAGCGCTTCGATCACATTCAAAAACTGACAGTGTTGGTGCTCTTCGCAACATTCTTGTATCCCTCCGGAAG TGCTGTGACCACCCTTATCTAGTAGATAAAACGTTGCATTTATTACTTACCAAGGGACACCCAGTAACTGATATCCTAGATATTGGAGTGAGTGCAAGTGGCAAGCTACTGCTTCTTGACAAAATGCTCCAAGAAATCTGGAAAAAAGGGCAGAGAGTTCTTATCCTTTCCCAG TCTTGTGGTGAGGCTGGCAATCCAATGGGTGACATTTTAGATGACTTTGTCCATCAAAGATTCGGGTTTGAGTCATATGAACGCGTGGAGCGTGATCTCAATGTACGAAAGAAACAGGGTGCAATGAGTATGTTCAATGACACGACTAAGGGCCGGTTTATTTTCTTGATTGATAGTCGTGCGTGTGTCCCAAGCATTAAACTATTATCAGTTGATGTCATCATCATATATTGTAGTGATTGGAATCCCACAAATGACTTGAGAGTCCTCCAGAAGATCAGCATAGAGTCACAATCCGAGTGTGTGCCCATTTTTCGTTTGTATTCGTCTTGTACAGTGGAGGAAAAGGCTCTTATACTTGCAAAGCATGATCATATTCTTGACAGCACTGTCCAGAATATAAGGCCTATCCTGAGCCATTCTCTGCTTAGCTGGGGTGCATCATTTCTCTTCAGTAGACTCGAAGGGCTAAAAAATTATGCATGTTTACACAAGGATTCTGATGCTGAGAAACTGTTCATGGATAAAGTACTTTTGGACTTAAAGAAGTTATCCACGAAAGATGATCCCAGCACTAAGATGAGCAATGCTGCCATATCACAAGCTCATCTGAGTGGACCTTTTTATTCTAGAGATAGTCTTGTAGTAGGTGAGAGGGAGGGGATCTCTGCACCTGATAGTGATCTGCCAAAGTTCTGGGTAGATTTGCTAGATCAGAAGTCTCCTCGTTGGCAGTATATAACTGAGCAGGCACAAAGAAGCCGTAGAAAGATACAAAACATGGAAGATGGGAAAATTCCTGCCGATGAGGCTGATGAAGCCAGTACCAAACGTAGAAAAATTGCTGGAATCTTGGATTCATCTGCAAATGTTTTAGCTGGTGAAGACAAGGACTCAATATTGCGTGAAACTAATACGACATCTAGTTCTCACCGAAAAATTGCTGGAATCTTGGATTCATCTGCAAATGTTTTAGCTGGCGAAGACAAGGACTCAATATTGCCTGGAACTAATACAGCATCTAGTTCTCATCAAACATCAGTTGACGACACATGGCAGGAACAAG GGGTGGAAAATCTTCAGGACACACAAAAAAGTCTTCACATCCAATTGAAGCCAGAGCTCTCAAAGTTATATGAATTATTTGAACTACCG GGGAGTGTTAAATGTTTATGTGAGGAACTTCTTGAGTATACTTTGAAGAATCACCAAGTCAGTCAGGTGCCGAAGGACATACTGCATGCATTCAACATTGCACTG TGCTGGCGTGCTGCTTCTCTCTCAAGGCATAAGGTTGATCATAGAGAATCACTGGCCCTTGCTGTAGAACACTTGAAGTATGAGTGCAGTGAAACTCTTGCTGAGAAGGTTTATAAGAAGCTAAGGATCCTAAAGAAGGAGTTCTCACATAGAGTAGGCAGAATAAGCAAGAGTAATCAATCAATTTCAGTAAAGAACATATCACCATACCAGCAGGAGACCTCAACTAAATATGGAAGTGACAAATCAATCCCTAAGCAGGCAGCATCTGTTGGTGGGAACGAATCACATCAAGAGGATTCACATGACTTAGTGATTGAGCCTATCGTACCAGGAGCGAAGGAAGTGCTATATGTTCCAGAGATTCATGAAAAACAACATTTATCAAAGGATGCACTTCTTAATAGAATCACAGAGAAAAGAATTAAATTAGTTGACATGGTTTTCTCCTTGAGAGAAAAGAATATCCATGATAAACAAACAAATGAGGTCGCAATGTTTGACATGCACAGGCACAAGGGAGTGGACAAACTGAGAGAAGCATGCAGAATAGTTGTGGAACATCTTCGTAGGTCTCAAGCTGATCCAGAGGACAGAGGTGGTCAAACAAAGCTAATAGTTGAATGGTTCACTATGCTATTATATGCGTTTCTGAAGCACATGAGGTACCAGCGTGAGAAGCTTGACTTGCAGCAATCAATGGTGTGGACTAAGGAGTTACAGTTGAAGGAAAATTTCCTTCACGAAGCAAAATTTGGCCAATTAGATCTTACTTTTGATGAACATATTTATTTACCAGATTCAGGCTTTGCTATTGAGGAGTTCAGCCACTTTAGCTCCTGTGTTGATACAGCAACTTTGGCAAACTGTCAGCAGTCTTTGCATGAAACCTCAGCGATGGAAGTTACATTGGTTCGTAGTGTGATTCCATCTGATGTTATCAATGCAGAAGCAGCAAGAAATGGTTCTGCTGAAGTTCTTATCCACAATGAGGGAATGCCAGCATCAGACGGTATTGGTTTGACAGAGAACAGGACCAGCAATAGTTTTGATTGCATCGACTCGCAAGGAGGGGCATCTCTGTCTGTTCAACACCAAGTAAATTCTAGTCCTGCAATTGATAATTCTATTAATCAG GAATCTTCAAGTGGTGACCGTAGAAGGACTCAACATGTTGAGCAACAGAGTGGTGTGGCTTCGCAACCATTACCCGGAGAGACTGACCAACATTTAGGAGATGCTGAAATGGAAGTTAACACCAGCAATGGGGACAATACTCAGGCAGATCCACCTTGCCTAGAACCAGAGACTCTGGCTCCTGTGCCCAGCCAGGCTTCCTTGCAAATGTCCAAGGAAGTTGAAGCTGAGGCCAATCTTGTACTGCAGTCAGCCCAACCAATTGCAGCTCCAGCACAACTTCTGCAAAGAGAGGCAGAACAAGTAGACCGTTCTGGTATGATACCAGCTCAGACTTTGCAACCTGAAATGGAACCATCAGCATCCAGGGAAGCTTATACGCAGGCAGATCTGATAATTCAGTCTGCACAACCAAGTATGGTGCCAACTGAGCTCTCACAGAGAAATGTAGAACAAGCAAGCCTTTATCATGTACCATCATCTCAGTGTTTGCCATCTGGAATGCACCCATGGGTTCCACTATCCAGTATTCTGCTTGAAAGAACACACTCTGATCAGTGTCAACCAAGTCATCAACCCGAGGCTGCACTTGGTTCTTCAGCAAAAATGGTGGCATCAATGGTGTTTAATCATCCACCTGTTGGTGATGAACCACTGAAAAATGAGTTGCACAGATTACGGTCATACATTGACTCGCTTAATAAAACCAACGAACTAAAG AAATCACAACTTAGGACTGAGTGTAGCCAAGAAATAGACAAGGTCAAACAAAAGTATGATTTGTTACTTCAAGAACAGGATTCCACTCATCTTCAGCAAACAAAGACAATTGATAATTTATGTGAGAAAGTTCTCCTCAACCAGTCAATAGCTGACTATTTTCGGGCTAAATTCATATCTTCTTCTGGTGCACAAG CTAGAGCCCACAGCCCTCCAAATCACCAGACACCCCAGGCCTCTCAGCAAGTTTCCCCGTGGCCTTCAGCGGTGGCATCGACTGCATCACCAGCTGCGTCGTCGTCAGCTGGTCGACCACCAGTGTTGACACATCATATCCAACCATTACAGGTCGATcgaccatcaccatcatcaccagctggTCCACTACCACATGTCCAACCATTAAAGGTCGATcgaccatcaccatcatcaccagctggTCCACTACAACATGTCCAACCATTAAAGGTCGATcgaccatcaccaacatcatcgcCATCTTCGCAAGTTGTCAGACCTCGCCCCTCCATACTTAACAACATTGTTAGATCACCGTCAACTACTTTTAGTCTTGCGCCAGTTCTGCCACGGGGAAGCTTTGGAGTCCAGAGTGAACTAGCACGTGCACGTGCACCTGCTCCTCATCTTCGGCGCAGGTTGCCTCCACAGGTGCATTCGATGGCATCTGCAAATCAGCAGCAGCTTCCAACTAAGCTGGAGAGCATGTCTGCATGGACACGGGCTACCCCTGTGACTCCAGTAAATATAAGACAATCATGCCCACAGGCAGTTCCCCCAGGGAACCCATCACTGTCAAGTTTGCACCCAAGTTTATACCCCACTTTAGCCGCACTCTTGGGGCCATCAAGTTCACAGCAAATTCAGCAGGTTCCACTACTGCCATCAAGTTCACAGCCAACACGCTTGTCGTCGCCAGTAccttcaactccaaatccagttcTGCCACTAACATCACCGCGAGGTTTGACTATGACATCTAGCGTTACCTCAGCTGCGTCGAATGTGTTGCCAAGTAGGGGTGTTGGGCCTTCCGCATCAGGCACGACGCAGTCAGATTCTGATTCAGCACGCTGGATGAATGGCTAA